TGGAGGCGGCGTTGGAGAAGATCCGGATGCCGAGCACCACCAGGACCGCCGTGGATAGCTGCGAGCCGACGCCCAACTGGTCGCCTATGAACACCAACAGCGCCGCCACCAGCACGTTCGAGAAGAACGAGACCACGAACACGCGGTCGTCGAAGAGCCCGTCCAGCAACGCGCGGACCGCGCCCGCCAGCGCGTCAAGCGCCGCCACCACCGCGATCGGCAGATACGGCGCCAAGAACGCCGGCACGTCGGTCTGCGTGGCCATGCCCAGCACAACGCCGATTATCAACCCCAACAGAGCAATCAACGCCCGTCGCTCCCTTCGCCAACGGTTATGTAGTCCAAACCGGACACCTCGGCGCTGGCCGGCAACTCCAAACGGTCGACCCGCCGAATCCCGACCGTCGCCCCAAGATAGCCCTTCAGCAGGCTGATCCGGTCCGCCGCCGCGCCGGACACCAACCCCAACTCCATGTCCTCGGCCGGACCGATCGCCTGGATAACGTAAGGGGTGCCCAGCGACTCGAAGCCCACCTGGATCTGATCGCCCACGTCCCGCACGGCGGTGGTGGAGGCCAGGCGGACGCCGCCAACGGAAATCCCCTCCGCCCCCGACTGCCACAAAGCGCCCACAATGAGGCGCAGGTCGCCGGCCCGGATGCGGGCGTCGTTGGCGCCGGCGGCCACCGCCTCCACGTCCTCTTGGATGGAGATTTCCAGTCCCGGCCCGGTCACCGCGATCGCGCCGACGGCGATCGCCAGCGCCCGCGCCTCCACCGCGGCGGTCGGGTCCATCTGGGAGAGCGCCTGGTTCTCCAGCGCCTCGACCTCGCCGGCCAATTCGCTGGTCCGCTCCCGCAACGCGGTGACCCGTTCTTGCGCCTCCGCCGCCCCGCGTTCAAGGCCTTGCCGGGCGCGCTGCGCCTCCTCGCCGGGGCTCCGCAACTCCCGCACCCCCCAGGTCACCGCCAAACCGAGGACCAGCGCGATCGCCGCCACCAGCGCCCAGCGGACGGGGCCCACAGGGCTTTGGCCGGCCGCCTTGCGTTGCGCGGCTTCGGCGTAGCCGCCGTCCAGCGGGCGCTCAAGGACCTCCGTCAGCAAGGTCATCGACTCGTCGGGACGCCTCATGGCCTGGCGCCCGCCCCGGCCGCCTCAAGCCCGTGCGTCAGCATCATTGAGGTGCCTCAACGCCCGGTACGCCTCGATCAGGTAGGCGCCGCAGGCGACCCAGTAGAGGACCAGCCCCCAGATGGCGAACGCCCAGCCGAACACCCACGCCGTGTTGGCGACCATCCGGTTCGACACCTCCGCCAACAGCAGCAGCGGAAACGCGTACATCAGCGCGAAAGTCGCCGCTTTGCCGACAAAAACCACCGCCGGCGGGTCGATGTCCTTGGTTTTCAGGATCACCAGCGCCAGCCCCATGATGGCCTCGCGGGCCGCCAGCAGCGCCACCAGCCACCACGGCACTATTTCCCGCCAGCCGAGCAGGAACACCGTCGACAGGATGAACAACCGGTCCGCCGCCGGGTCGAGCAGCCGCCCCAGGCTCGAGTACTGGTTGAATTTGCGCGCCGCCACCCCGTCCAGCCAGTCGGTGACCCCCGAAAACGCCAACACGGCAATCGCCCAAACGTCCGCGTGCCGGACCACCAAATAGACGAAAACCGGCACCAGGCAAAGCCGCAAGGCCGAAATGGCGTTGGGGATAGTGACAATCCGGTCCGTCCGGACGATCGGCTCACCAGTCAACGCGCATTTCTCCTTCCCCAATCAGCCTATAGGGTTCTTGCCATGGGGCTGGGGTACCTGGCGGACGAGGTGACAACTGAGGAGATCGTCAAGAAGTCGCGCTTCATCACCCGCCTGTTCCCCGTCTTGGACCCGGTTTCCGCCAAGGAGCGCGTCGCCGCCGTCCGCCGCGGCGACCACGGCGCCCGCCACCACGCCTACGCGATGGTCATAGGGGACGATGCCGCCGTCCAACGTTCCAGCGACGACGGCGAACCAGCGGGGACCGCCGGGGCGCCCATGTTGGAGGTGCTGCGGCGCGAGCAGGTCACCGACATCCTGGCCGTCTGCACCCGCTACTTCGGCGGCGTCCTGCTTGGTCGCGGCGGGTTGATCAGGGCTTACGGCGGCGGCGTGGCCGCCGCCCTGGCCCAGGCCGAGTTGCGCCGCGAAGAGCCCCGCTGCCATTTGGCCCTGGCCGTGCCGGCCAGCGGGGCCGGACGGGCCGAGAACCTCTTGCGCAACCTGGCGGCGGCGAACCCGGCGGTCGGCATGGGGCAAGTCGCCTACGGCGAGATGACCACCCTGGAGATATCGCTGCCCCCGGACCTGCGCCCCCAGATTGAGGCCGCCCTGGCCGCCGCCGGCCTGAGCGTGGTCCGCGCCAGCGTCTCCAACCGCCGCGCCGGGCCGCCCGCCCGCGGCGACACTATGATGGCGGGGTGACCGCGCGACCGCCCTATGAGGCTTTGTTGGAGAAGGTCATGGAACGGGGGGCGGTCAAAGGGGACCGGACCGGGACGGGGACGCGGTCGCTGTTCGGGGAGCAGATGCGGTTCGACCTGGCGGACGGGTTTCCGCTGATCACAACCAAGCGCGTACACGTCAAGTCGGTGATCGTGGAACTGCTTTGGTTCCTGGCCGGCGGGCACAACGTGCGCCCGCTGCAAGACCAAGGCGTGCGGATTTGGAACGAATGGGCCGGGCCGGACGGAGAGTTGGGGCCGGTCTACGGGGTCCAGTGGCGAAGCTGGCCGGCGCCCGACGGATCGACCATCGACCAGGTGGCGAACGTGCTGGACCTGATCGAACGGCAGCCGGACTCGCGCCGAATGATCGTCTCGGCCTGGAACGTGGGCTACCTGGACCAGATGGCGCTGCCGCCCTGCCACCTGCTCTTCCAGTTCTACGTCGCGGACGGGCGTTTGTCCTGCCAGTTGTACCAGCGCAGCGCGGACCTGTTCCTGGGGGTGCCGTTCAACATCGCCTCCTATTCGCTGCTGACGCACATGATCGCCCAGCAGACCGGCCTTGACGTGGGCGAATTCGTCTGGACCGGCGGCGACTGCCACATTTACGCCAACCACTTCGACCAGGTGCGCCTGCAGCTGAGCCGCGAACCCTATCCGGCCCCGCATTTGGAACTCCGCCGTGCGCCATCCCTTTTCAAGTACGAACTGTCCGATTTCGCCTTCCCCGACTACCGCCATCATCCGGCCATCACCGCCCCGGTGGCGGTGTGAACGCCGCCCAAAGTGGCCCGGCCGCCTCGGAAGTCGCCATGATCTGGGCCCAAACCGTCGACGGCGTGATCGGGCGGGACGGGGCCATGCCCTGGCACCTGCCGGAGGACCTCAGGCGTTTCAAAGAGCTGACCTGGGGCCACGCGGTGATCATGGGCCGCGTCACATGGGAGGCCCTGCCGCAGCGGTTCAGGCCCCTGCCGGGACGGGCCAATCTGGTGCTGACCGGGCGGGGCGACTGGACGGCATCGGGCGCGGTCGCGGTTGGCAGCCCGGCCGAGGCCCTGGCGCGGGCCCATGCGAGCGGACTGCCCGGCCCCGTCTGGGTGATCGGCGGAGCGGCCGTCTACCGCGCCTTCGTGGGGCTGGCGGACCGAGCGGAGGTGACGGTGATCGACTCGGCGGCGGGCGGGGACGCCCACGCGCCGGAACTGGGCGCGGGCTGGCGACAAGTCCGGCGGGATCCGTCAGACGGTTGGCTGACCAGCCAGTCCTCGCTGCGGTATAGGTTTGAGACATGGCTGCCAGATCAATTGCCGTCGTCGTAGACACCGCGCTGGAGGGTTCGGACGTGGCCCAGATTGTTGGGCTGTACGGGGCGGGAACGAACGTCCAGGTCCTGGTGCCGACCGCCGATTCGGAACCCCGCCTGCGGTCCGTCATGGACCACCTGGTGCTGGGCGAGTTGTCCGGCGCCTGGGCCACCCTCAAAGGCCACGACCCGGACGCCCGCAGCCTTGAGCAGGCTTCGGCGATCCTGCGCGAGTCGCTGGCCGAACTCCGCCGCGCCGGGCTGGCCGCCGACGGCGAGGTGGTTCCCGGCGACCCGATCGCCGCCCTGGTCCAAACCATCGCCGCGACCAAGGCGGTCGCCGCCGTCTTTGTGACCCGGCCGCACCTGGTCGGGGACGCCCTCCACGAGGATTGGTCCGCCAAGGCCCGCCGCGCGCTCGGCGTGCCCGTCATCCACTTCTATTCCGGCACCACCAAGCTTTTGTCTTAGCTCCTGCCCGATGCCGTCGCCAGACCGCCGCTCCCGCCTGGGGTCCGCCGCCGGCCGGTGAGGCGGCGTCGGCGAGCGGGCCCCAAGGCGGTCGCTTGCGAGTTCAGCGGCGTGGGAACCACGCCTTTGGGGCGCGCGCGCGTAGCGTTCAAAGCGTGCAAAGGCCCTCAGACGATTCGCCGCCGGCGCGGTTTGTCGAAGCCCTGGAGTCGATCCGGCGCGCCGACCTGCCGTCGCAGGCGGTCCTGGAGGAGATCCCCGCGCCGGTGCGCGCGGCGCCTTTCGCGGTGGCGATCGAGGCCCGTCTGCCCGCCGCGGACGATTCGGATTGCTCGTCCGGATCCTTTGTGGTCCTCCATGAGCCGGACGGCCACACCGTGTGGGAGGGCGACTTCCGGATTGTGACGGTGGCGCGCGCGGAGCTTGAGCCGGAGATGGGGGCCGACCCTTTCCTGGCCGAGGTGGCGTGGAGCTACCTGGCGGAGTCCCTGGACATGGAATCGCTCGCCATGGGGCACCTGGCCGGCACGGTGACCAGGACCCTGTCGGAGTCGTTCGGCGACCTGAAGATGCGCGGCTCCTCCGTCGGGGTGGAGGTGCGGGCCTCTTGGACGCCGGGGGGCCCGGACGTTGGCGACCAGTTGGTCGCCTGGATCGGCTTCCTCGCCAAGCTCGGCGGCGTCGAATTGCTGCCCGCCGGGGTCATTCCGCTGCGCCCCCGGTGAGCGGGCGAAGCCGGGTGGGCGGCGGCTTGCGCCGCCCCTGTCAACACGGTGGGACGGCGGCCGCCCACCGGCGTCCTAGGCTTGATTCGACATGATTGACTCGATTGTCCCGCTTGACTCGCCTCCAACCGGCGTGCCGCCGCTGACTGACACTCCCGCCGCCCTTGAGCGCGCCATCGCCCTGCTGAAGCAGGGTCATGGACCGGTCGCGGCCGACTCGGAACGCGCCAGCGGTTTCCGTTACCACGTCCGGGCAGAACTGGTGCAATTGTTTCGGCGCGGCAGCGGAGTGGTGCTGATCGACGCGCGGGCGCTGCCGAACCTGAGTTCGCTGAGCGCGGCCCTTCAGGGCGTCGAGTGGGTCTTCCACGCCGCCTCCCAAGATCTCCCCTGTCTGCGCGAATGCGGCCTCGAGCCAAGCCTGATCTTCGACACGGAGCTGGCCTCACGGCTGCTGGGCGAACCCCGCGTGGGCCTGGCCGCGGTGGTGGCCAGGACGCTGGGACTGGGCTTGGCCAAGGAGCATTCCGCCCAGGACTGGTCCCGCCGGCCGCTGCCGGCGTCCTGGCTCAATTACGCGGCGCTTGACGTGGCGGTGCTGGTCGACGTGCGGGACGTGCTCGAACGGGAGCTGGAAGAGGCCGGGAAGCTGGGCATTGCACGGGCGGAGGCGGCCGCGGCGCTGGCGGCCCCGCCGCCCGCGCCCAGGGTCGAACCGTGGCGCCGCACAGCGGGCGCGGGCGCCCTGAAGAACCCCCGCCAGCTGGCCGTGCTCCGGTCGCTGTGGCAGGCGCGCGACCGGCTGGCGGCGAAGCGGGACATCTTCCCCGGCCGGGTCCTGCCGGACGCGGCCCTGGTGGCGGCTGCCGCCGCCCTCCCGCAGTCCCGTCAGGACCTGGTACGGATCCCGCCCTTCGACGGCCGGCGCCAGATCAGGCTGCTCACCTACTGGTGGACGGCGGTCGCGGCGGGTCTGGCGCTGCCGGCGGCGGACCTCCCGCCAATGCGCGGGCCGCGCCGCGACTCGGTTCCGCCGGTGCGTCAGTGGGGCCGGCGGCACCCGGCCGCCGCCGCGCGCATGGCCCAGGTCAAAGCGCAGTTGGCGGAGCTGTCCCAAGACGAGCAGATCCCGGTCGAGAACCTGATGCAACCCGACCTGGTGCGCTCCGTGGTGTTCGAGGCGCCGCGCAACGTGGCTGAGGCGATGGCCGCCCGCGGCGCCCGCGGCTGGCAAATCGAGGCCGTCGCGCCCCTGGTCGTCACGGCCATCGAGGACCACCCGGAACCGCGCTGACCGTGACGGCTGTCGCCCGCCCCGGCGGCCTGCGGCCGGCCGAACCGACCGCCATCCGTGCTGTTTGGCTAATAGAAGTTCGGCTGTTTGGCTAATAGAAGTTCGGCTGTTGGTACAATAGCGCGGTGGCGACGTATTTTCCGCGAGCTCTTGACGGGCTGTTGGCCGACGCGCTGACCGGCCTGTCAGCCATCGCAGTGGACGGTCCCAAAGGCGTGGGGAAGACCGCCACGGCCTCCCGACTGGCCAAGTCGATAATTGAACTGGATCGGGAAGACGAACGTCAGGCGTTGGCCGAAGATCCCACTCGGATCGAACGGCTGGCCCGGCCCGCGCTGATCGACGAGTGGCAGCTCTACCCGTCGGTGTGGGACCAGGTGCGGCGGGCAGTCGATCATGATCCGAGCCCAGGGCGGTTCATCCTGACTGGTTCGGCCACTCCCGTGCAATCCCCCAAGCATTCGGGGGCCGGACGCATTGTCCACTTGCGGATGCGCCCTTTTTCACTTGCCGAGCGTCTGGCCACAGCCCAGATCTCGCTGGCGGAGTTGATGGGCGGCGCGCGCCCGCCGATCAGCGGAACTTGCGACCTGGCCGCCCCGGATTACGCCGAAGAAGTAGTCAAAGGCGGCTTCCCGGCGTTGCGGGCGGTTCCACCTCAGTTTCGGCAACTCGCCTGGTCCGGTTACTTGGACGAAGTCCTGAACCGAGAGTTGCCCGAACTTGGTCGCCCCGTCCGTCGGCGCGACACCTTGCGGGCCTGGCTGCGTTCATACGCTGGGGCCACCTGCACCACGGCAAGCTATACGGACATATTGGACAACGCCATGGCGGCGGACGCCGACAAGCCGACCAAGGCGACCACGCTGGCTTGGCGCGAGGCGCTGGGGGCCATGTGGCTGCTTGACCCTCTGCCGCCCTGGGATGACCCGTTGCGGCGGCTCGGGCGGCTTGGCCAGGTTCCCAAGCACCAACTCGCCGACCCCGCGCTCGCGGCACACTTGCTGGGCCTGAGCGCCACTACGCTGTTGTCAGGCCCAAAGCCCGGCGAGTTGGCGTTTCGACGCCCCGGCACCGCGTTCGGCGCCCTATTCGAATCTCTTGTCACGCTTTCAATCAGGGTCTACGCCCAGCTCTTGGGTGCCCGGACCAGCCACCTGCGGACCAGAAATGGCGATCACGAGGTGGATGTCATGGTCACCAAACAAGACGGCAGGGCCCTGGCCATAGAGATCAAGTCCGCCCCAACTGTGACCGCCGCCGATGTCAAGCATCTGCGCTGGCTGCAAGACAAACTGGGCGACAGTCTTTCGGATTCGCTGATAGTGAACACCGGGCAGGCCGCCTATCGGCGCTCCGCCGACGGGATTGCGGTCGTTCCCGCGGCGCTGCTGGGCCCCTGATCGGGCCCTGAGCCGGCCTCCCAGGGCGGCCGGGGGCGTCAGGCCGCTGCTTTGGGGCCCGGCTAGGAATCCGAGACGCGCAGCGTGGCTGTGCCGTTGGCGGCTTCGACTGTGCGGTCGCCGGCCGCGAGCCGCCACGCGACGGACTTAGGCCCGGTCGCGACAAGGCTTTGACCGTCCCTGCAGACTGTGAATTGGGCTGCGGGGCCGCCCGTCGCGCTGGGGATGGGCAGCTCGCGGCTTTCGCCGTCTGGCAGGTCAAACACCATCAGAGTCACTCCTTCGGCCCAGTCGTAGTCGGGACGTTGGCCGCCGCGCCCAAGGGGCAGCACGGTTCCCGGACGCACCAGGACCGGCAGCGAGTCGTGGGGATGGACTTGGCGGACCCAACGCGGACCGGTCACCTTCGAGCCGTCCAGCAGCGAGGTCCAGACCCCCTCCGGCACGTACACGTCGACCTGGCCGTCCCCGCGCATCACGGGCGCAACCAGCACACTGTCCCCCAACATGTACTGGGTCTCGACGTGGCGGGCCGTCAGGTCGTCGGGGAACTCCAACAGCAGGTGTCGCAGCACCGGCAGACCGTCCGTGTGCGCTTCCTCGGCGATCCGCGCCAAGTACGGCATCAGCTTGTGCTTGAGTTCGGCGTAGCGCCGGGTTATCCCGACCGCCTCCTCGTCGAATGCCCAGGGCACCCTCACCGACGTCGATCCATGGAGTCTTGAATGCGAGGACAGGAGCCCGAACGGCAGCCAGCGTTTGAACAGCGTGGGATCCGGGGTGCCTTCGAAGCCGCCGATGTCGTGGCTCCAGAACCCGAAGCCGCACAGCCCCAGCGACAGTCCGCCGCGCAGGGTTTCAGCCATGGATGGGTAGCTGGAGTCGTTGTCGCCGCTCCAGTGCACCGGGAATTGCTGGCCGCCGGCGGTGGCGGACCGGGCGAACACCACCGCCTCGGCTTTCCCACGCACTTCCTCCAGCACCTTGAAGACCGTCCGGTTGTAGATCAACGCGTAGTAGTTGTGCATGCGCTCGGGGTCAGAGCCGTCGTGGTAGCGGATCGCCTCGACAGGGATCCTTTCGCCGAAATCCGTCTTGAAACAGTCGACCCCTTGCGCCAGCAACTGGCGCAGGTGGGCCGCGTACCATTCGGCTGCGGCGGGATTGGTGAAGTCCACCACTGCCATTCCTGCCTGCCAGCTGTCGCATTGCCAGACGCTCCCGTCCGCCCGGCGAAGGAAGTAACCGTTTGCGCGGCCCTCCTCGAACAGGCGGGACCGTTGCGCTATGTAGGGGTTTATCCACACGCA
Above is a genomic segment from Bifidobacteriaceae bacterium containing:
- a CDS encoding CDP-alcohol phosphatidyltransferase family protein, producing the protein MTGEPIVRTDRIVTIPNAISALRLCLVPVFVYLVVRHADVWAIAVLAFSGVTDWLDGVAARKFNQYSSLGRLLDPAADRLFILSTVFLLGWREIVPWWLVALLAAREAIMGLALVILKTKDIDPPAVVFVGKAATFALMYAFPLLLLAEVSNRMVANTAWVFGWAFAIWGLVLYWVACGAYLIEAYRALRHLNDADARA
- a CDS encoding DUF881 domain-containing protein; this translates as MRRPDESMTLLTEVLERPLDGGYAEAAQRKAAGQSPVGPVRWALVAAIALVLGLAVTWGVRELRSPGEEAQRARQGLERGAAEAQERVTALRERTSELAGEVEALENQALSQMDPTAAVEARALAIAVGAIAVTGPGLEISIQEDVEAVAAGANDARIRAGDLRLIVGALWQSGAEGISVGGVRLASTTAVRDVGDQIQVGFESLGTPYVIQAIGPAEDMELGLVSGAAADRISLLKGYLGATVGIRRVDRLELPASAEVSGLDYITVGEGSDGR
- a CDS encoding thymidylate synthase, with protein sequence MTARPPYEALLEKVMERGAVKGDRTGTGTRSLFGEQMRFDLADGFPLITTKRVHVKSVIVELLWFLAGGHNVRPLQDQGVRIWNEWAGPDGELGPVYGVQWRSWPAPDGSTIDQVANVLDLIERQPDSRRMIVSAWNVGYLDQMALPPCHLLFQFYVADGRLSCQLYQRSADLFLGVPFNIASYSLLTHMIAQQTGLDVGEFVWTGGDCHIYANHFDQVRLQLSREPYPAPHLELRRAPSLFKYELSDFAFPDYRHHPAITAPVAV
- a CDS encoding YigZ family protein, with amino-acid sequence MGLGYLADEVTTEEIVKKSRFITRLFPVLDPVSAKERVAAVRRGDHGARHHAYAMVIGDDAAVQRSSDDGEPAGTAGAPMLEVLRREQVTDILAVCTRYFGGVLLGRGGLIRAYGGGVAAALAQAELRREEPRCHLALAVPASGAGRAENLLRNLAAANPAVGMGQVAYGEMTTLEISLPPDLRPQIEAALAAAGLSVVRASVSNRRAGPPARGDTMMAG
- the yicI gene encoding alpha-xylosidase; protein product: MRFSDGYWKVREGFSVLHPREVRDIRADPEAGTLTVYAPTARIRSRGDTLNRPLITVTLGSPAPGVISVRVSHHEGKAVSPLGFELAASPGYRPLIEIGEATACLRAGGLEARVHRGDGWRIEFWDQGRMLTSSVGNSVGLATADDGAVYVHEQLTLDVGESVYGLGERFGPVVKNGQSVDIWNEDGGTCSEQAYKNVPFYLTSKGYGVLVNDPGRVSFEVASEMVERVQFSVAGEALEYCVVAGPTPKDVLRRYTGLTGRPARVPAWSFGLWLSTSFSTSYDEATVCSFVDGMADRGLPLSVFHFDCFWMREFHWTDFEWDPEQFPEPTEMLARLKARGLQICVWINPYIAQRSRLFEEGRANGYFLRRADGSVWQCDSWQAGMAVVDFTNPAAAEWYAAHLRQLLAQGVDCFKTDFGERIPVEAIRYHDGSDPERMHNYYALIYNRTVFKVLEEVRGKAEAVVFARSATAGGQQFPVHWSGDNDSSYPSMAETLRGGLSLGLCGFGFWSHDIGGFEGTPDPTLFKRWLPFGLLSSHSRLHGSTSVRVPWAFDEEAVGITRRYAELKHKLMPYLARIAEEAHTDGLPVLRHLLLEFPDDLTARHVETQYMLGDSVLVAPVMRGDGQVDVYVPEGVWTSLLDGSKVTGPRWVRQVHPHDSLPVLVRPGTVLPLGRGGQRPDYDWAEGVTLMVFDLPDGESRELPIPSATGGPAAQFTVCRDGQSLVATGPKSVAWRLAAGDRTVEAANGTATLRVSDS
- a CDS encoding small basic family protein, with translation MIALLGLIIGVVLGMATQTDVPAFLAPYLPIAVVAALDALAGAVRALLDGLFDDRVFVVSFFSNVLVAALLVFIGDQLGVGSQLSTAVLVVLGIRIFSNAASIRRKLFSA
- a CDS encoding dihydrofolate reductase, which produces MIWAQTVDGVIGRDGAMPWHLPEDLRRFKELTWGHAVIMGRVTWEALPQRFRPLPGRANLVLTGRGDWTASGAVAVGSPAEALARAHASGLPGPVWVIGGAAVYRAFVGLADRAEVTVIDSAAGGDAHAPELGAGWRQVRRDPSDGWLTSQSSLRYRFETWLPDQLPSS
- a CDS encoding HRDC domain-containing protein; the encoded protein is MIDSIVPLDSPPTGVPPLTDTPAALERAIALLKQGHGPVAADSERASGFRYHVRAELVQLFRRGSGVVLIDARALPNLSSLSAALQGVEWVFHAASQDLPCLRECGLEPSLIFDTELASRLLGEPRVGLAAVVARTLGLGLAKEHSAQDWSRRPLPASWLNYAALDVAVLVDVRDVLERELEEAGKLGIARAEAAAALAAPPPAPRVEPWRRTAGAGALKNPRQLAVLRSLWQARDRLAAKRDIFPGRVLPDAALVAAAAALPQSRQDLVRIPPFDGRRQIRLLTYWWTAVAAGLALPAADLPPMRGPRRDSVPPVRQWGRRHPAAAARMAQVKAQLAELSQDEQIPVENLMQPDLVRSVVFEAPRNVAEAMAARGARGWQIEAVAPLVVTAIEDHPEPR
- a CDS encoding DUF3000 domain-containing protein; protein product: MQRPSDDSPPARFVEALESIRRADLPSQAVLEEIPAPVRAAPFAVAIEARLPAADDSDCSSGSFVVLHEPDGHTVWEGDFRIVTVARAELEPEMGADPFLAEVAWSYLAESLDMESLAMGHLAGTVTRTLSESFGDLKMRGSSVGVEVRASWTPGGPDVGDQLVAWIGFLAKLGGVELLPAGVIPLRPR
- a CDS encoding DUF4143 domain-containing protein, producing the protein MATYFPRALDGLLADALTGLSAIAVDGPKGVGKTATASRLAKSIIELDREDERQALAEDPTRIERLARPALIDEWQLYPSVWDQVRRAVDHDPSPGRFILTGSATPVQSPKHSGAGRIVHLRMRPFSLAERLATAQISLAELMGGARPPISGTCDLAAPDYAEEVVKGGFPALRAVPPQFRQLAWSGYLDEVLNRELPELGRPVRRRDTLRAWLRSYAGATCTTASYTDILDNAMAADADKPTKATTLAWREALGAMWLLDPLPPWDDPLRRLGRLGQVPKHQLADPALAAHLLGLSATTLLSGPKPGELAFRRPGTAFGALFESLVTLSIRVYAQLLGARTSHLRTRNGDHEVDVMVTKQDGRALAIEIKSAPTVTAADVKHLRWLQDKLGDSLSDSLIVNTGQAAYRRSADGIAVVPAALLGP